One segment of Prinia subflava isolate CZ2003 ecotype Zambia chromosome 11, Cam_Psub_1.2, whole genome shotgun sequence DNA contains the following:
- the CP gene encoding ceruloplasmin isoform X2 has translation MKLLLLSCLLVSCCCPVGAVNREYYIGIVETAWNYAPGNASAISGQLFAEEEQAEVFLKRGPHRIGSTYKKAIYIQYTNHLYDVMVDKPSWLGFLGPIIKGEVGDSITIHLKNFASRNYTLHPHGVRYTKENEGAFYPDNTKDLQKQDDAVEPGGQYTYTWDVTEDQGPAKADADCITRAYHSHIDAPRDVASGLVGPLIICKKDTMNRDSDQHFDAEFILMFSVMDENLSWYLEDNIRTYCFEPSKVDKDDEDFQESNKMHSINGYMYGYLPNLTMCVEDKIKWHLFGMGNEADIHSAYFHGQTLIERHHRVDTISLFPATFIDAVMVPRSSGEWLLSCQVNDHIEGGMQALFKVEDCKKSTPGHNESTKIRQYFIAAEEIIWNYGPSAVNHFTGQELIIDSETRIGGSYKKAIYREYTDGSFTEHKKRLAEEAHLGLLGPVIRAEVGERIRVTFRNNARRPFSIQPHGVRYRRSEAGARYGAAPGGTEYPASHVSPDTTFTYEWDVPEDVGPTEQDPDCLTWLYYSSVDAVRDTSSGLVGPLLVCRKGALLSSGKQKNVNMEFFLLATVFDENLSWYLDDNILMFTLSPDKIDKDDEDFQESNKMHSINGYMYGNQPGLEMCKGSVVSWHLMGLGSEVDVHGIYFSENTFVTKGTRRDTANLFPHTVLTAIMKPDSEGVFEVSCLTTDHYTGGMKQKYKVKKCHWWNVDSSMYLHEKIYYIAAVEVEWDYSPNRTWEFERHQYHEESPGNPFLNKDDKFIGSKYKKVVYREYTDQTFSTLKNRTKEQQHLEIQGPLLVSNTGDKIIIVFKNLASRPYSIHAHGVKTDSSVVAVTNPGETKIYVWKIPERSGPERGDSPCIAWAYYSTVDIVKDTYSGLIGTLVVCHRHYLPSFYTKKKVQFALLFLVFDENESWYLDENIKTYSTNTRLVDKEDEEFLESNKMHAINGKVFGNLHGLTMHVGDNVSWYLMGMGNEIDIHTVHFHGHSFNFKQTGVYRADVFDLFPGTSQTVEMTPQNPGTWLLHCHVTDHIHAGMEATYTVLPKEDSLCSQDYSVKCKAKPGTQE, from the exons ATGAAGCTACTCCTCCTAAGCTGCTTGCTGGTTTCTTGCTGTTGCCCAGTCGGGGCGGTGAACCGGGAGTATTATATTGGCATTGTCGAGACTGCCTGGAACTATGCACCGGGCAATGCCAGTGCCATCTCTGGGCAGCTTTTTGCAGAGGAAGA GCAGGCTGAAGTCTTTCTCAAGAGAGGACCACACAGGATAGGAAGCACTTATAAGAAGGCTATCTACATTCAGTATACCAATCATTTGTATGATGTGATGGTTGACAAACCTTCCTGGCTGGGTTTTTTAGGCCCTATAATTAAGGGGGAGGTTGGAGATTCCATTACTATTCACTTGAAAAACTTTGCTTCCAGAAACTACACGCTGCATCCACATGGTGTAAGatacacaaaagaaaatgaag GTGCTTTTTATCCTGACAACACCAAAGATTTGCAAAAGCAAGATGATGCTGTCGAGCCTGGAGGCCAGTACACTTACACATGGGATGTGACAGAAGATCAAGGTCCAGCTAAAGCAGATGCAGACTGCATAACCAGGGCTTATCACTCGCACATAGATGCTCCAAGAGATGTTGCCTCGGGGCTTGTTGGGCCTTTAATAATTTGCAAGAAAG ATACAATGAATAGGGACAGTGATCAACACTTTGATGCTGAATTTATCCTTATGTTTTCTGTGATGGATGAAAATCTCAGTTGGTATCTAGAGGACAATATCAGAACATACTGTTTTGAGCCTTCCAAAGTGGACAAAGATGATGAAGACTTCCAGGAAAGCAATAAAATGCACT CAATCAATGGGTACATGTATGGATACCTCCCAAATCTCACAATGTGTGTGGAAGATAAGATAAAATGGCACCTGTTTGGCATGGGTAATGAAGCTGATATCCATTCAGCCTACTTTCATGGACAGACCTTAATAGAAAGGCATCATCGAGTTGACACCATCAGCCTCTTCCCAGCCACATTCATTGATGCTGTCATGGTACCAAGGAGCTCTGGGGAATGGCTGCTCAGCTGCCAAGTGAATGACCATATTGAAG gtgGTATGCAGGCCCTTTTTAAAGTAGAAGACTGTAAGAAATCCACACCAGGTCACAATGAGAGTACAAAGATAAGACAGTACTTCATTGCTGCTGAAGAGATCATCTGGAATTATGGCCCATCTGCAGTGAACCATTTTACAGGACAAGAATTAATCATTGACAG TGAGACAAGAATTGGTGGTTCCTACAAAAAAGCAATTTACAGAGAATACACAGATGGTTCTTTCACTGAACATAAAAAGCGGCTTGCAGAGGAAGCGCATCTTGGACTCCTAG GACCTGTGATCAGGGCCGAAGTGGGTGAGCGCATCAGGGTGACCTTCCGGAACAACGCCAGGCGCCCGTTCAGCATCCAGCCCCACGGCGTGCGCTACCGCCGCAGCGAGGCGGGGGCGCGCTACGGCGCCGCCCCCGGGG GTACCGAATATCCAGCCTCTCATGTGAGTCCCGACACCACATTTACATATGAATGGGATGTGCCGGAAGATGTGGGTCCCACAGAGCAAGACCCAGACTGTTTAACCTGGCTTTATTACTCATCAGTGGATGCAGTCAGAGACACCAGTTCTGGCCTTGTGGGTCCTCTCCTAGTGTGTAGGAAAGGAGCTCTACTTTCTTCTGGGAAACAG AAAAATGTGAACATGGAGTTTTTTCTACTTGCCACAGTATTTGATGAGAATCTGAGCTGGTATTTGGATGATAATATTTTGATGTTTACACTAAGTCCTGATAAAATTGACAAAGATGATGAAGACTTCCAAGAGTCTAACAAAATGCACT CTATTAATGGTTATATGTATGGAAATCAGCCTGGTCTTGAGATGTGTAAAGGAAGTGTTGTTTCCTGGCATTTGATGGGCTTGGGTTCAGAAGTTGATGTCCATGGGATATACTtctcagaaaacacatttgTAACTAAAGGAACAAGAAGGGACACAGCAAATCTGTTTCCACATACAGTTCTTACAGCTATTATGAAGCCTGATTCTGAAG GAGTTTTTGAAGTGTCCTGCCTGACAACAGACCACTACACTGGGGGCATGAAACAGAAGTACAAAGTGAAAAAATGTCACTGGTGGAATGTAGATTCATCTATGTATTTGCATGAAAAGATTTACTACATTGCTGCAGTGGAAGTTGAATGGGACTACTCTCCTAACAGGACATGGGAATTTGAGCGGCACCAATACCACGAGGAAAG CCCTGGCaatccatttttaaataaagatgaCAAATTCATTGGCTCAAAGTACAAAAAGGTAGTATATCGCGAGTACACTGATCAGACATTCAGTACTCtcaaaaacagaacaaaggagcagcagcacctggaaatTCAAG GACCGCTGCTTGTGTCAAATACTGGGGATAAAATTATAATAGTTTTTAAGAACTTAGCATCAAGACCTTATTCTATCCATGCCCATGGAGTGAAAACAGACAGTTCTGTTGTTGCTGTAACTAACCCAG gtgaaacaaaaatatatgtCTGGAAAATCCCAGAGAGATCTGGTCCTGAAAGAGGAGATTCACCTTGTATTGCATGGGCATACTATTCAACAGTGGACATTGTTAAG GACACTTACAGCGGATTAATTGGCACACTTGTTGTGTGTCATAGACATTACTTGCCATCATTTTATACTAAAAAGAAAGTTCAATTTGCTCttctctttttggtttttgatGAAAATGAGTCATGGTACCTGGATGAAAACATTAAAACCTATTCTACCAACACACGCCTTGTCGACAAAGAGGATGAGGAATTCCTTGAAAGTAATAAAATGCATG CCATTAATGGAAAGGTGTTTGGAAATTTGCACGGCCTGACTATGCACGTTGGAGATAATGTCAGCTGGTATCTGATGGGAATGGGCAATGAAATAGACATTCACACAGTACACTTCCATGGCCACAGCTTTAACTTCAAG CAAACAGGGGTTTACCGGGCAGATGTCTTTGATCTGTTCCCTGGGACATCTCAAACTGTGGAAATGACCCCACAGAACCCTGGAACCTGGCTGTTACACTGTCATGTTACTGACCACATCCATGCAGGCATGGAAGCGACCTACACTGTGCTCCCAAAGGAAG aCAGTCTCTGTTCCCAAGATTATTCAGTCAAGTGTAAAGCCAAACCAGGCACTCAAGAATGA
- the CP gene encoding ceruloplasmin isoform X1, giving the protein MKLLLLSCLLVSCCCPVGAVNREYYIGIVETAWNYAPGNASAISGQLFAEEEQAEVFLKRGPHRIGSTYKKAIYIQYTNHLYDVMVDKPSWLGFLGPIIKGEVGDSITIHLKNFASRNYTLHPHGVRYTKENEGAFYPDNTKDLQKQDDAVEPGGQYTYTWDVTEDQGPAKADADCITRAYHSHIDAPRDVASGLVGPLIICKKDTMNRDSDQHFDAEFILMFSVMDENLSWYLEDNIRTYCFEPSKVDKDDEDFQESNKMHSINGYMYGYLPNLTMCVEDKIKWHLFGMGNEADIHSAYFHGQTLIERHHRVDTISLFPATFIDAVMVPRSSGEWLLSCQVNDHIEGGMQALFKVEDCKKSTPGHNESTKIRQYFIAAEEIIWNYGPSAVNHFTGQELIIDSESHIFFEQSETRIGGSYKKAIYREYTDGSFTEHKKRLAEEAHLGLLGPVIRAEVGERIRVTFRNNARRPFSIQPHGVRYRRSEAGARYGAAPGGTEYPASHVSPDTTFTYEWDVPEDVGPTEQDPDCLTWLYYSSVDAVRDTSSGLVGPLLVCRKGALLSSGKQKNVNMEFFLLATVFDENLSWYLDDNILMFTLSPDKIDKDDEDFQESNKMHSINGYMYGNQPGLEMCKGSVVSWHLMGLGSEVDVHGIYFSENTFVTKGTRRDTANLFPHTVLTAIMKPDSEGVFEVSCLTTDHYTGGMKQKYKVKKCHWWNVDSSMYLHEKIYYIAAVEVEWDYSPNRTWEFERHQYHEESPGNPFLNKDDKFIGSKYKKVVYREYTDQTFSTLKNRTKEQQHLEIQGPLLVSNTGDKIIIVFKNLASRPYSIHAHGVKTDSSVVAVTNPGETKIYVWKIPERSGPERGDSPCIAWAYYSTVDIVKDTYSGLIGTLVVCHRHYLPSFYTKKKVQFALLFLVFDENESWYLDENIKTYSTNTRLVDKEDEEFLESNKMHAINGKVFGNLHGLTMHVGDNVSWYLMGMGNEIDIHTVHFHGHSFNFKQTGVYRADVFDLFPGTSQTVEMTPQNPGTWLLHCHVTDHIHAGMEATYTVLPKEDSLCSQDYSVKCKAKPGTQE; this is encoded by the exons ATGAAGCTACTCCTCCTAAGCTGCTTGCTGGTTTCTTGCTGTTGCCCAGTCGGGGCGGTGAACCGGGAGTATTATATTGGCATTGTCGAGACTGCCTGGAACTATGCACCGGGCAATGCCAGTGCCATCTCTGGGCAGCTTTTTGCAGAGGAAGA GCAGGCTGAAGTCTTTCTCAAGAGAGGACCACACAGGATAGGAAGCACTTATAAGAAGGCTATCTACATTCAGTATACCAATCATTTGTATGATGTGATGGTTGACAAACCTTCCTGGCTGGGTTTTTTAGGCCCTATAATTAAGGGGGAGGTTGGAGATTCCATTACTATTCACTTGAAAAACTTTGCTTCCAGAAACTACACGCTGCATCCACATGGTGTAAGatacacaaaagaaaatgaag GTGCTTTTTATCCTGACAACACCAAAGATTTGCAAAAGCAAGATGATGCTGTCGAGCCTGGAGGCCAGTACACTTACACATGGGATGTGACAGAAGATCAAGGTCCAGCTAAAGCAGATGCAGACTGCATAACCAGGGCTTATCACTCGCACATAGATGCTCCAAGAGATGTTGCCTCGGGGCTTGTTGGGCCTTTAATAATTTGCAAGAAAG ATACAATGAATAGGGACAGTGATCAACACTTTGATGCTGAATTTATCCTTATGTTTTCTGTGATGGATGAAAATCTCAGTTGGTATCTAGAGGACAATATCAGAACATACTGTTTTGAGCCTTCCAAAGTGGACAAAGATGATGAAGACTTCCAGGAAAGCAATAAAATGCACT CAATCAATGGGTACATGTATGGATACCTCCCAAATCTCACAATGTGTGTGGAAGATAAGATAAAATGGCACCTGTTTGGCATGGGTAATGAAGCTGATATCCATTCAGCCTACTTTCATGGACAGACCTTAATAGAAAGGCATCATCGAGTTGACACCATCAGCCTCTTCCCAGCCACATTCATTGATGCTGTCATGGTACCAAGGAGCTCTGGGGAATGGCTGCTCAGCTGCCAAGTGAATGACCATATTGAAG gtgGTATGCAGGCCCTTTTTAAAGTAGAAGACTGTAAGAAATCCACACCAGGTCACAATGAGAGTACAAAGATAAGACAGTACTTCATTGCTGCTGAAGAGATCATCTGGAATTATGGCCCATCTGCAGTGAACCATTTTACAGGACAAGAATTAATCATTGACAG TGAATCTCACATCTTTTTTGAGCAAAGTGAGACAAGAATTGGTGGTTCCTACAAAAAAGCAATTTACAGAGAATACACAGATGGTTCTTTCACTGAACATAAAAAGCGGCTTGCAGAGGAAGCGCATCTTGGACTCCTAG GACCTGTGATCAGGGCCGAAGTGGGTGAGCGCATCAGGGTGACCTTCCGGAACAACGCCAGGCGCCCGTTCAGCATCCAGCCCCACGGCGTGCGCTACCGCCGCAGCGAGGCGGGGGCGCGCTACGGCGCCGCCCCCGGGG GTACCGAATATCCAGCCTCTCATGTGAGTCCCGACACCACATTTACATATGAATGGGATGTGCCGGAAGATGTGGGTCCCACAGAGCAAGACCCAGACTGTTTAACCTGGCTTTATTACTCATCAGTGGATGCAGTCAGAGACACCAGTTCTGGCCTTGTGGGTCCTCTCCTAGTGTGTAGGAAAGGAGCTCTACTTTCTTCTGGGAAACAG AAAAATGTGAACATGGAGTTTTTTCTACTTGCCACAGTATTTGATGAGAATCTGAGCTGGTATTTGGATGATAATATTTTGATGTTTACACTAAGTCCTGATAAAATTGACAAAGATGATGAAGACTTCCAAGAGTCTAACAAAATGCACT CTATTAATGGTTATATGTATGGAAATCAGCCTGGTCTTGAGATGTGTAAAGGAAGTGTTGTTTCCTGGCATTTGATGGGCTTGGGTTCAGAAGTTGATGTCCATGGGATATACTtctcagaaaacacatttgTAACTAAAGGAACAAGAAGGGACACAGCAAATCTGTTTCCACATACAGTTCTTACAGCTATTATGAAGCCTGATTCTGAAG GAGTTTTTGAAGTGTCCTGCCTGACAACAGACCACTACACTGGGGGCATGAAACAGAAGTACAAAGTGAAAAAATGTCACTGGTGGAATGTAGATTCATCTATGTATTTGCATGAAAAGATTTACTACATTGCTGCAGTGGAAGTTGAATGGGACTACTCTCCTAACAGGACATGGGAATTTGAGCGGCACCAATACCACGAGGAAAG CCCTGGCaatccatttttaaataaagatgaCAAATTCATTGGCTCAAAGTACAAAAAGGTAGTATATCGCGAGTACACTGATCAGACATTCAGTACTCtcaaaaacagaacaaaggagcagcagcacctggaaatTCAAG GACCGCTGCTTGTGTCAAATACTGGGGATAAAATTATAATAGTTTTTAAGAACTTAGCATCAAGACCTTATTCTATCCATGCCCATGGAGTGAAAACAGACAGTTCTGTTGTTGCTGTAACTAACCCAG gtgaaacaaaaatatatgtCTGGAAAATCCCAGAGAGATCTGGTCCTGAAAGAGGAGATTCACCTTGTATTGCATGGGCATACTATTCAACAGTGGACATTGTTAAG GACACTTACAGCGGATTAATTGGCACACTTGTTGTGTGTCATAGACATTACTTGCCATCATTTTATACTAAAAAGAAAGTTCAATTTGCTCttctctttttggtttttgatGAAAATGAGTCATGGTACCTGGATGAAAACATTAAAACCTATTCTACCAACACACGCCTTGTCGACAAAGAGGATGAGGAATTCCTTGAAAGTAATAAAATGCATG CCATTAATGGAAAGGTGTTTGGAAATTTGCACGGCCTGACTATGCACGTTGGAGATAATGTCAGCTGGTATCTGATGGGAATGGGCAATGAAATAGACATTCACACAGTACACTTCCATGGCCACAGCTTTAACTTCAAG CAAACAGGGGTTTACCGGGCAGATGTCTTTGATCTGTTCCCTGGGACATCTCAAACTGTGGAAATGACCCCACAGAACCCTGGAACCTGGCTGTTACACTGTCATGTTACTGACCACATCCATGCAGGCATGGAAGCGACCTACACTGTGCTCCCAAAGGAAG aCAGTCTCTGTTCCCAAGATTATTCAGTCAAGTGTAAAGCCAAACCAGGCACTCAAGAATGA
- the CP gene encoding ceruloplasmin isoform X3: protein MKLLLLSCLLVSCCCPVGAVNREYYIGIVETAWNYAPGNASAISGQLFAEEEQAEVFLKRGPHRIGSTYKKAIYIQYTNHLYDVMVDKPSWLGFLGPIIKGEVGDSITIHLKNFASRNYTLHPHGVRYTKENEGAFYPDNTKDLQKQDDAVEPGGQYTYTWDVTEDQGPAKADADCITRAYHSHIDAPRDVASGLVGPLIICKKDTMNRDSDQHFDAEFILMFSVMDENLSWYLEDNIRTYCFEPSKVDKDDEDFQESNKMHSINGYMYGYLPNLTMCVEDKIKWHLFGMGNEADIHSAYFHGQTLIERHHRVDTISLFPATFIDAVMVPRSSGEWLLSCQVNDHIEGGMQALFKVEDCKKSTPGHNESTKIRQYFIAAEEIIWNYGPSAVNHFTGQELIIDSESHIFFEQSETRIGGSYKKAIYREYTDGSFTEHKKRLAEEAHLGLLGPVIRAEVGERIRVTFRNNARRPFSIQPHGVRYRRSEAGARYGAAPGGTEYPASHVSPDTTFTYEWDVPEDVGPTEQDPDCLTWLYYSSVDAVRDTSSGLVGPLLVCRKGALLSSGKQKNVNMEFFLLATVFDENLSWYLDDNILMFTLSPDKIDKDDEDFQESNKMHSINGYMYGNQPGLEMCKGSVVSWHLMGLGSEVDVHGIYFSENTFVTKGTRRDTANLFPHTVLTAIMKPDSEGVFEVSCLTTDHYTGGMKQKYKVKKCHWWNVDSSMYLHEKIYYIAAVEVEWDYSPNRTWEFERHQYHEESPGNPFLNKDDKFIGSKYKKVVYREYTDQTFSTLKNRTKEQQHLEIQGPLLVSNTGDKIIIVFKNLASRPYSIHAHGVKTDSSVVAVTNPGHLQRINWHTCCVS, encoded by the exons ATGAAGCTACTCCTCCTAAGCTGCTTGCTGGTTTCTTGCTGTTGCCCAGTCGGGGCGGTGAACCGGGAGTATTATATTGGCATTGTCGAGACTGCCTGGAACTATGCACCGGGCAATGCCAGTGCCATCTCTGGGCAGCTTTTTGCAGAGGAAGA GCAGGCTGAAGTCTTTCTCAAGAGAGGACCACACAGGATAGGAAGCACTTATAAGAAGGCTATCTACATTCAGTATACCAATCATTTGTATGATGTGATGGTTGACAAACCTTCCTGGCTGGGTTTTTTAGGCCCTATAATTAAGGGGGAGGTTGGAGATTCCATTACTATTCACTTGAAAAACTTTGCTTCCAGAAACTACACGCTGCATCCACATGGTGTAAGatacacaaaagaaaatgaag GTGCTTTTTATCCTGACAACACCAAAGATTTGCAAAAGCAAGATGATGCTGTCGAGCCTGGAGGCCAGTACACTTACACATGGGATGTGACAGAAGATCAAGGTCCAGCTAAAGCAGATGCAGACTGCATAACCAGGGCTTATCACTCGCACATAGATGCTCCAAGAGATGTTGCCTCGGGGCTTGTTGGGCCTTTAATAATTTGCAAGAAAG ATACAATGAATAGGGACAGTGATCAACACTTTGATGCTGAATTTATCCTTATGTTTTCTGTGATGGATGAAAATCTCAGTTGGTATCTAGAGGACAATATCAGAACATACTGTTTTGAGCCTTCCAAAGTGGACAAAGATGATGAAGACTTCCAGGAAAGCAATAAAATGCACT CAATCAATGGGTACATGTATGGATACCTCCCAAATCTCACAATGTGTGTGGAAGATAAGATAAAATGGCACCTGTTTGGCATGGGTAATGAAGCTGATATCCATTCAGCCTACTTTCATGGACAGACCTTAATAGAAAGGCATCATCGAGTTGACACCATCAGCCTCTTCCCAGCCACATTCATTGATGCTGTCATGGTACCAAGGAGCTCTGGGGAATGGCTGCTCAGCTGCCAAGTGAATGACCATATTGAAG gtgGTATGCAGGCCCTTTTTAAAGTAGAAGACTGTAAGAAATCCACACCAGGTCACAATGAGAGTACAAAGATAAGACAGTACTTCATTGCTGCTGAAGAGATCATCTGGAATTATGGCCCATCTGCAGTGAACCATTTTACAGGACAAGAATTAATCATTGACAG TGAATCTCACATCTTTTTTGAGCAAAGTGAGACAAGAATTGGTGGTTCCTACAAAAAAGCAATTTACAGAGAATACACAGATGGTTCTTTCACTGAACATAAAAAGCGGCTTGCAGAGGAAGCGCATCTTGGACTCCTAG GACCTGTGATCAGGGCCGAAGTGGGTGAGCGCATCAGGGTGACCTTCCGGAACAACGCCAGGCGCCCGTTCAGCATCCAGCCCCACGGCGTGCGCTACCGCCGCAGCGAGGCGGGGGCGCGCTACGGCGCCGCCCCCGGGG GTACCGAATATCCAGCCTCTCATGTGAGTCCCGACACCACATTTACATATGAATGGGATGTGCCGGAAGATGTGGGTCCCACAGAGCAAGACCCAGACTGTTTAACCTGGCTTTATTACTCATCAGTGGATGCAGTCAGAGACACCAGTTCTGGCCTTGTGGGTCCTCTCCTAGTGTGTAGGAAAGGAGCTCTACTTTCTTCTGGGAAACAG AAAAATGTGAACATGGAGTTTTTTCTACTTGCCACAGTATTTGATGAGAATCTGAGCTGGTATTTGGATGATAATATTTTGATGTTTACACTAAGTCCTGATAAAATTGACAAAGATGATGAAGACTTCCAAGAGTCTAACAAAATGCACT CTATTAATGGTTATATGTATGGAAATCAGCCTGGTCTTGAGATGTGTAAAGGAAGTGTTGTTTCCTGGCATTTGATGGGCTTGGGTTCAGAAGTTGATGTCCATGGGATATACTtctcagaaaacacatttgTAACTAAAGGAACAAGAAGGGACACAGCAAATCTGTTTCCACATACAGTTCTTACAGCTATTATGAAGCCTGATTCTGAAG GAGTTTTTGAAGTGTCCTGCCTGACAACAGACCACTACACTGGGGGCATGAAACAGAAGTACAAAGTGAAAAAATGTCACTGGTGGAATGTAGATTCATCTATGTATTTGCATGAAAAGATTTACTACATTGCTGCAGTGGAAGTTGAATGGGACTACTCTCCTAACAGGACATGGGAATTTGAGCGGCACCAATACCACGAGGAAAG CCCTGGCaatccatttttaaataaagatgaCAAATTCATTGGCTCAAAGTACAAAAAGGTAGTATATCGCGAGTACACTGATCAGACATTCAGTACTCtcaaaaacagaacaaaggagcagcagcacctggaaatTCAAG GACCGCTGCTTGTGTCAAATACTGGGGATAAAATTATAATAGTTTTTAAGAACTTAGCATCAAGACCTTATTCTATCCATGCCCATGGAGTGAAAACAGACAGTTCTGTTGTTGCTGTAACTAACCCAG GACACTTACAGCGGATTAATTGGCACACTTGTTGTGTGTCATAG
- the TM4SF18 gene encoding transmembrane 4 L6 family member 18 yields MALETCGSCLSCLLVPLALWSIVVNILLYFPNGKALHAASYQLPNHEWYFEGICFSGVMILLLAAILLTLECSVFYRCCQSESCNKTYRSFISIVLALLGIAFSGYSCIIFSLHLIQGPFCNSSSGWNYIFKDTAGGYLTDYPAWSKCTEPANIVEWNIILLSILIALSGLQLIICILKVAAELKRTLCGTYSVFVQAGIL; encoded by the exons ATGGCTTTGGAGACATGTGGAAGCTGTTTGAGTTGTCTGCTGGTACCTCTTGCACTTTGGAGTATTGTTGTGAATATCCTCCTGTACTTTCCTAACGGGAAAGCTCTGCATGCTGCCAGTTACCAGCTTCCCAACCATGAGTGGTATTTCGAAGGAATCTGTTTCTCAGGTGTGATG ATCCTTCTTTTGGCAGCAATTCTACTAACACTGGAATGTAGTGTGTTCTATCGGTGCTGCCAGAGTGAGAGCTGTAACAAAACCTACAGG AGTTTTATCTCTATTGTGCTAGCCCTGCTTGGAATTGCTTTCTCAGGATACAGTTGCatcattttttccctgcatttgATTCAAGGCCCTTTCTGCAATTCATCAAGTGGATGGAATTATATTTTCAAAGACACTGCTGGGGG GTACCTCACAGATTACCCTGCCTGGTCTAAGTGCACAGAACCTGCTAACATAGTGGAGTGGAACATCATTTTACTCTCGATTTTAATAGCTCTCAGTGGATTGCAGTTGATCATCTGCATTCTCAAAGTAGCCGCTGAGTTGAAGCGAACACTCTGTGGGACCTACTCTGTTTTTGTGCAG GCTGGGATTCTCTGA